Genomic window (Gadus chalcogrammus isolate NIFS_2021 chromosome 3, NIFS_Gcha_1.0, whole genome shotgun sequence):
TACCTCAAAATGGTACCCAGTTTTCTCTGTCCATTCTCCAGGATTTATCCTTTGTGCAAGATCTCTGTGAATTGTGCAACCAATCAGAAAGAAACAGTAAACCCCTGATGCCCTCAATATCATCTTGTCTTTATGATGGCATATGCATGTGACTGTCCTAACATAAGGTCCACATGAACATGACCTTATAACATAAAGCAGGGGTGTCAAACATATGGTCCAGGGTTGAAACCACCCCTTCACATCATTTCATGCGGCCTGATCCCAAACGCTTGAATAATAATTGCAGCTCTTTGGCCTGCTTGAAATCAGTTTTAAATCATTCACTTCAATAATATTGCGATTCCGCAACACAAAACTGGCAGGTCCACATGCACGGCATGTCACTATTGAACTCAACTATGGTGCAAAACTGAACCGTTTAGCGACAGGAAAGGAAGACGAGATGAAGTGGTGAGGAAGTTAGAACACAGACGTATTGGGACTGTGATTGATAGGGCCAGAAACCAGACAGTTTGTGGTCACGCATGTAGACGAGACATGGCGGCCCTTTGAGGAAAAACATAATGCTCATGTCACGTGGCCGTGctgaaaatgagtttgacaccccaGAAATAAAGGAACTGAACCACTGAACTGAACACTGTAACGTCTATAAGACGTTAGGCGAAAGCTGAGATTTCTTTCAATGTTAAAACAGTAGGCCTAAGCGTTCCAACATTTcgtaaagaatgttaaacagtAGCACAACCACAAGTAGTCTGCCCTAGTTCTAGAGTTCAATAAgcttgtaaaaacaaaacattcattCTTGTTAATCCACTTCTTTTTACTTACCGACATGATCAGACTTCGACTTCAAGGAAGAGCTCACGTGGACCGCGATTTAGATAAGTACAagacacgcctcctcctactgcaagttacgcctcctactacaagttacgcctcctacaaGTTGCGCCTattacaagttacgcctccgtcttgcaggacgcagacagacccttCTCGTCGCTGATTGTGGCACAGGCATTGGACGATATGATATTGATGTtgacatgcattttttttttttttattgtgggtTGCTGATTGTCCTGTGAAATGGAATAACAAGTACTTTCATGTCAATtaatccgtctgtctgtctattgatGGCCCTTGGAGTATCGTAGCAGCCTCTGCACAGAGGGACATGTTAGTGTTAACATAAGATAACAATAACGAATTGTCACCGCCTTTGAGCATGCATGAGATTAATAAGAAGGAAGAAGGATCTGTGGTgccccccatccaccccctcccccccacatgCATCCacagacacgctcacacacacatacacacacacacaccctcagacacacacaccctcagacacacacaccctcagccacacacaccatgtggacGACGGTTGTCTTAATCTGTTCTTAGAGGAGAGAGGCTTAGTAGCAGCAGGTTAGAGGGGCGGCTGCCATATTGACTGTAGAGACAGTGCGGTGGAGTTTGCAGGAATAGAGCAACGTTACAACGACAATACCTTTTATTCCTGGATGCATTTTTTCATTTGTGCTTCACCTCTTTTGTTTTTCTCCCATTGGAACACCTCTTTCAGCTCTCTGGATTGATTCAGGCTAATTACTGGACCACGGCTCATTTGGGGGCCATTTTAGAGCCGTTTGTAGGCCTAGATTAGCGTGTTGCCTTCCAGCGTTTTACTTGTACTTATCTCAGACACCAAACAAGTATCAAAATGAAAGACAGATTGGCCCAGCTGAAGGAGGTACGTGTTCAACTGTACAATATGTTTATGTGTCGGAGGGGAGCAGTGACCGGACCCtggccggtgggggggggggacggtcACATTATATCACAACACAAAGGGTTGTGTTGTGATATAATGTGACAgagatttgttaaatgttaaagGTCCGTTTGACTATCAATAATTCCCAGATTCACACAGTTAGTCAGACATTGAGAGGGGAAGTTATGGGACAGGGGCCTCTTTTACCGCCATAGACCACTCTTAcagattcataataataatcataattaaaTCGTTGTCATTGATTActtagtagttgtagtagtttgAGTAGTGTACACCACAGCCAATAGGCCGACACACGGCAGTCATAACTCTCATGTGATTGGTCCGTACAGAAGAGTGACcctggagaggaggtggagatcccAGTGGAAAACCAGGCATTTATGGATGATTTCTTTGCTCAGGTCACTGACAATGTTTGTTTGatccttctctcttttttccaTCCGTCCTTTCCTCAATTCCATTCTATTGCTTTTAAGGTTGCATGATATTGAAATGTTACTCTACTGGTCATTTTCGatttaaataacaacaaaccAGTAAAACAGGTCTTATATGATAGGATATTCACAATGCTGAATCAGTCTGGGAACCAGGTGGATATAGTATGTTTCTgaattgtatgtgtatgtttgtgtgtgtgtgtgtgtgtgtgtgtgtgtgtgtgtgtgtgtgtgtgtgtgtgtgtgtgtgtgtgcgtgcgtgcgtgcgtgcgtgcgtgcgtgcgtgcgtgcgtgcgtgcgtgcgtgcgtgcgtgcgtgtttttctgtctgtctgtctgtctgtctgcctgtctgtctgtctgtctgtctgtctgtctgtctgtctgtctgtctgtctgtctgtctgtctgtctgtctgtgtgtgtgtgtgtgtgtgtgtgtgtgtgtgtgtgtgagtgagtaagtgtgtgtgcatgtgtgtgtgtgtgtgtgtgtgtgtgtgtgtgtgtgtgtgtgtgtgtgtgtgtgtgtgtgtgtgtgtgtgtatgtgtgtgagtgtgtgtgcgcgtccatgTATGTGTACaactgtgagtgtgtctgcatgtgtgtgtgtgtgcgttacagATCGAGGACATCCGTGGAAGTATCGATAAGATTGACACGAGCGTTGCAGACATTAAGAAGCTCTATTCCACCATCCTGTCAGCACCCACCTCTGAGAAGAGTAAATACATGATGAAGTCCTACACACTAACGCATGAGCCACACGACCCTCGGTCACATCGCATTGTTTATTTGTCTTCCATCGTCCATGTGGCGCTGCTCTGACTCTGTGACCCCTGTGTCCCCCTCGTGACCTCCAGAAACACAGGACGACCTGGAGGCCCTGACCAATGAGATCAAGAAGTCCGCCAACAACGCCCGCAACAAACTCAAAAGTATGCGCTCCTCTGTTCCCGTAGCTACTGTGTTATTTAACAACCGGTAGAAAGTGGGGGGGGAAGCAAATATACTGCAGGTTATACCGTAGCGCACTGCATATCAACCGTTTCCTGGTTATTGACTCCGTTTTAGAAAGAATACTCCTGGATTAGCCCAATGGatcaatgtgtttattttgaataataaaatactGATTGTCCGAACACTAATACAATAGGCCGGCTAtatcaggggtcaccaacctttttgaacctgagagctacttcatgggtactgagtcatacgaagtcCCTCATCCGGGagatatacaaaaaaaaattgacatcAACTAATAAATATTTGATAACCTCCTGCCGTACCTCTAAACTTTGTTTCCTGATTtgaatgactgtgtgtgtgtgtgtgtgtgtgtgtgtgtgtgtgtgtgtgtgtgtgtgtgtgtgtgtgtgtgtgtgtgtgtgtgtgtgtgtgtgtgtgtgtgtgtgtgtgtatctgtgtgtgtgtgtgtgtgtgtgttgcacgttcatgtctgtttgtgtgcacgcttgcatgtatttgtatttgtgtgtgtgtatgtgtgtgtgtgtttctgtgcacgtgcatggttttgtgtgtgtgtgtgtgtgtgtgtttgtgtttgtgtgtgcacgcttgcatgtttgtgtgtgtgtgtgtgtgtgtgtgtgtgtgtgtgtgtgtgtgtgtgtgtgtgtgtgtgtgtgtgtgtgtgcgtgtgtgtgtgtgcgcgcttgcatgtgtgcatgcctcCATGTGggattttgtatgtgtgtgtgtgtgtgtgtgtgtgtgtgtgtgtgtgtgtgtgtgtgtgtgtgtgtgtgtgtgtgtgtgtgtatattagcAATTGAAAAGCAGCTGGAGACCAACACAGATGAGAGGGCCTCGGCTGACCTCCGGATACGTAAATCACAGGTCAGTCTGTGAGTCTTTATGAGGATGATGTGTGGTTACGTaccagagaggagcagaggggtattccacaaagccggttatatgacataaccgggtaagttaacccagggtttgcggtaaccctaggttttccattccaaaatgaacacggtatgttagttactatatgctctgaatcaaacctggtcggagcaggttttgcgcaggttaagtttggaacataacccggttttgggtatttaaacccgcgttcactgcagatttcatgtgttcacaatgcccttttgatgagaggcctgttgatatcggagcgcaaaatattcgtgcaatccaccgggagctattaataagaccacggctcgacatcttggcataactggatgactttttgctggagagacatagattctcgcgcaaatctttaatatatttaaatagccttctccagccttacatagccgacactaccaatcgaggacctggcctcagttcactccagactatttgcgtagccctccgttttttgcaaatggtagttttctctataatgttggagatgccaAATATGTGACAAATATGGTATGACAATTTCAATGCTGGACTGACAAAATATACCAATAccatggtgggaaaagcttaccagtttgtatgatgtttttatacttcatttgaTATAAAAAccgctgaccgcttgggagcctccatgtcgtggttcatgtagcctacttcagggagtcaaagccaaagttcctttcccccaattcattctcaaccatggctgagataacccccactacgagtctcgttgtagaaataccagagacgagagtccgacgtgttatgccataacaccaacagcagaacggttatccaaataacaaggaagtgtacaacacttgcgttacagacctggagctctgctctatatctaaataatatcatataatacatagatatctatatcaaataatacatcacggccaaaagctgtgtgcgcgtccagacgatataatgaatcacaaaggacttcgtcgggttctccgacgtctctggttcttccacttccatatcaatctgaagtagacgcggtcgtttgagattcataataacctatcgtctggaggctcacacagcttttggccgtgataatatatattatatattatatgatatagatatctatgtataatatgggtttctaagagccattgcgatacatccaccgtaaacagagcgcatggtaccgtggctacaagctgctcagggccaggtgataatattatatattatatgatatagatatatatgtatcatatgggtttctacgagccattgcgatacatccaccgtaaacagagcgcatggtactgtcagtggctacaagctgctcagggccacacccccacccccctccttgacctgccttgacacgcccaccgaaacagcgcgtttgggggaagctcaatgtgcgactgtttcggagtgactgtaactctgcaccacggctgaatttcggggacgtctttgaatactgtgtttgtgacccactaatacctatattaaagcatcataaaatagaatggcatgggatctttaagataaatgtagtagtctcacaagctatttttggtttttgtaatatggaattatttcagggggggaaatgccgtgaaaaaatGTAGGCCCTACGCACAgggcattcaggattaggacttaTATCGGCCTAGGCccaatcaattgtgttttaatatctttagcattcatattattgcagtctattcttttcaaaggctactctgctgttggccttgatggggatatattttaacgcTTTTCAACCCCATTTTCcagcgacattcctgcgtctcccatttcagcaccgtgtcagtagacagttacaaagaaatttacgatggatcgcaagatccatcgtaatcgtgagaatgatcgtacgagcgtggatctaTCGTtgtcgggaaacggggcccagaccCGTAACCAGTGTTATGTCCAGTATATCCTCCAATGCCTACTCTAGGAAAAGGATTCATAACACAACCCTTTTGTGTCCTAGTTCCATGTACTGGTCTGGGACCAGCAACAAGGGACTACTCTACGTTATAAACATGTTTGAAGGGAAAGAAAAGTGTATTATATCTTCATACGTTGGAGGAAGATATACAGTAACAACAATATACTTAAATGTTGATTGCGTGCACCAGAATGTGTTGAGAATACTGATAGTTTTTACTAGTCTATTTCAGCCCAAACAGATTTGCATGTTGTGGCTAGTAGTCGTGGCTTGTATCGTTGGACTAAGAGAGATATCATTTCACCAGTTTATAGTGATCACGCACTGCTGTTTGCCTCCAACTTACACTCCTTTCCCCCATGCCCCTAAAGCAAAGTGTCCTGTTGGTTTTGTCCAGAGCATCCTTCCTTAAAATGCATACAAGCACATCCCACTATAAGTGACAGAGTGTTGGGAGTGTCTGTTTACGCTCAATGTCAAGTAATTCTCTATTTGCTGTTGGAGCTTTTGAATCTTTTATGGCATCAAAGGCTTTTTTATATTGATTTCCATGTTCAAACTGCTTTGgtttatcatcatcatttttcTATTTCCCCAGCACGCTATCCTGGCCAAGAAATTTGTGGAGGTGATGACAAAGTACAACGAGGCTCAGATGGACTTCAGGGACAAAAGCAAAGGCCGCATCGCCAGGCAGCTAGAGATCAGTGAGTCTGGGTTGGTCTGGTTCCCCTGTCTGAGTCACTCTACCTCCAGCTGGAGATCAGTGAGTCTAGGTTGGTCTGAGTCCCTGGAGCCACTCTACCTCCAGGTGGAGAACAGTGAGTCTGGGTTGGTCTTAGTCCCGGGAGCCACTCTACCTCCAGGTGGAGATCAGTGAGTCTGGGTTGGTCTGGTTCCTCCCTCTGAGCCACTCTACCTCCAGCTTGAGAAAAGTGAGTCTGGGTTGGTCTGGTTCCTCCCTCTGAGCCACCTTACCTCCAGCTTGAGAAAAGTGAGTCTGGGATGGTTCCTCTGACTCCTAGGAGTCACTCTAGCTCCAGATGGAGATCAGTAAGTCTGGGTTGGTCTGAGTCCTAGGAGTCACTCCACCTCCAGATGGAGATCATTGTGTCTGGATTGGTCTGAGTCCTAGGAGTCATTCTAGCTCCAGATGGAGATCAGTGAGTCTGGGTTGGTCTGAGTCGTGGAGTCATTCTAGCTCCAGGTGTCTCACGGGACCAAGGGAGGAACGCCATAAATTAGCTCTGCTTCAAGGACACCAACACCTTCAAATTAGTCTGACAAAAAACGTAAAGAGAGAAAAGTGGGTACTGACAGAGGACCAATCAGCATTGAGTTGGGCTTCAACGCAGACTGAGGTGATCTTCTTCTATAGCAGTAAGAGGAAGTAatt
Coding sequences:
- the LOC130379066 gene encoding syntaxin-3-like; protein product: MKDRLAQLKEKSDPGEEVEIPVENQAFMDDFFAQIEDIRGSIDKIDTSVADIKKLYSTILSAPTSEKKTQDDLEALTNEIKKSANNARNKLKTIEKQLETNTDERASADLRIRKSQHAILAKKFVEVMTKYNEAQMDFRDKSKGRIARQLEITGKATTDEELEEMLEGGNAAVFSAGITESKINQQALNEIEARHKDIMRLESSIKELHDMFVDIAMLVENQGGMIDRIESNMDQSVGFVERAVADTKKAAKFQQEARRKQMMIFCCCVILALILGSFLYSFIR